The genomic stretch TCACTGCAATTTAAAGTTCCTTTATTCAAGAATGACTGCTTCAGGAGATCTCAAGTGCTGTTATAAAGGAGAGCAGTGGAAGTAATGCTGGTTTGTTTTTCTCCCAGTACTgctgctgtgggctatatttcagaagaaggaatgtgCAAAAATAACTTCTGAGTATTTCATTCCTAAGGAAACCAAACAAAATTCCCAGGGTCGCCATgaaggggacttgaaggcacattgacacatacacacttcagagcttgaaaagtccCAAAACTCAACAGGATATGTCGCCATCTTTTTAAGGCATCAAGGGCTCAATGTGGCATAATAATGTGGGACACAGGCAATAGTGTGGAAACATTACATCAAGAGGAACACACAGAACGTAATACACTGAAGGAAATCAGCAAATTCGGCTCTCTATGCTTTCAGGTTTACTATGAAAGTCCCAGTTATACTTTTGTCATTCAACTTACCATGCCTCTTAAAAGAATACTAGTGATACTTATTACAATAAATACATCAATGGGAGAAATCTAGTGGTGCCTCTCTGCTGCCTTCTTGCAATCTCGTTTACCCACAAAACTTAAACTGTGGGACTGGATGACCCTCCAGAGCTGGTTTGGAGGGAAAGCCCACCTGCATGGTATTGGATGGCACCCAGAAAGTTAGTGTGGAAATCAATTTTGAATTTATTGTTTGGAAAGCAGTAGTAGTTAATTTGTGTCTTGGGGACACATAAGAAATATTAAGGCCTCTGTAGATAATAAAATAGGCAAATATGGTATTTTTTTATCAACCTGCACCATAAAGCTTATGAGTGACTTATTGAGGAAATGTTGGATAGGATTAGCAAAAACAATTTAGCACTGTCTGTAAATTGAATTTTAACTTGCATTCTGAaaaaaagatcttttaaaaacaagaacaaaaacagatgAACAGATCTTGGGGAACCAGGGTGCTTAATGGCCTGTGCTCTGTCTGGAGAAAAATATGAATAGCTCATAGGAGAAAATGCTGCAAGACATATGCCGATTATTTGATAAGGGTCACACTCTCCCTCATCCTTTTGCTACCCATTCATATGAGAAAGTCAGGTTTATAATGCATCTGGAAAATTAACTTGCCAGCCTAATCATCTAAAattggctctttaaaaaacagaacttcTGACATACCATTTCCACTGTACAGTCTCCAATTTCTCTATAACACTTTAACAAGTTAATAAAATGGTATTTTCCCCTCTTTAAGCATAGCAATAATTTATCACAGACCAAATTTACAAGGTGTTAATTCATAATGAGAAATGGCTTGTTACAAAAAGGAAGTAGGAAATTATACTAAATATTCAAACATGCTGAAACACTACCACATATCTAAATGTGTTAGATTAACAAAGCTTTTGCTTAAGGGATAAGATACTACTGAAATGTATCCACGTAAGGAATCATTTTTTAGGtgacaaaaaataaatgaatgcaaatattacaaaaatgtCATTTCTAGCTAATGCACAGAAATGAGATTAAGTGCCAGTATTATTGAAAATaggggaaaatatttgaaaattgatTTTTTGTTAATATCAAAGCTTTAGAATAGAGATCATGTAAAATATGATATCGTAGGGCAACAGAAAGTGTGCTGGAACTGGGCCCAACTTCAAATATATGCTAACGTGAAGTCATAAGAGGAACTTGAATAAGTTGTTTTCTGCCTCAGATCCAATGGGAATTATAAAAAGCAGCTAGAGAAGGGCTAGACCTGTGAGGTTAGTTGGCAGGATACAGAGGGTGTTTTGTGTGGAGGAAGGCCACACAACCACTGCAACTGTCCCATGTGCCCACCTCACTTGTTTCATCTGTTCCCCACTTCTTGGCCACCCTCTCCACTGTTTCAGTTCCTCTCTCTAATCCCATCAGAATCAATAACACATTACTTCTTTAGTAGattaacaattaaaatcaacttttGTTAGATTATATGTAAGAGATTTATGTTTGTTTAGTTAAGGTGTTGATAATCGTCTTTATACTTTGTATGATTTTGATTTCAAGGGTACTGGCTAGTGCCATCCAGATACCTCTGACCAACTTAACAGGGGGTGTGTTGGTGGGCAGCACCACAGCTAAAGAGCAGGGACAGGCAGTGATGCACAGCTTGACGCTTGGAAGAAGACGTCAGCCAAAGCAGCTGCAGCCACTGTGATCTCATGAACTCCAGTGGGCCATATGCTGAGTGCCAAgccataaaaaataatattttcctctATCTCTCTCTGTCAGTACAGGCCTAAGGAACTCCATTCACTGTAGTCAATGGAAAGTTACTAACTATTTTTAAAGCAACACTGTACAGTAGGTAGAATTATGATAATACAAGCTTGTCTGAAGctagattcaaattgcaagaaaataaacattaactaaacattaggaagaatgtaataacaataagagctgctcaacagtggaatagattgtctTGCAATATATAGTCTCAAAATGTGGACTACTCTTTTtgaacagaggatggatggtcatGTGTCAGGGATGCTATGTATTCTTCATTGGCAGGTGACTGGACTAGATTATTTTTGAGAGACTTCCCTAATATATCATGGTACCCCAAGTCACTCAAACTCTCTTAAATAACAGTTCTTTTATGTATGGCAATCCAGGCATAAATTCtagtccattaaatataatgagaagTTACCATATTCCCATGAACACTATCCATTGGTTagtgcaccaccaccaccatatctGTTCCTTGCTGCCAGAAAAGACAAATGTTCACACCACCCACAAATGAAAAAACGCTTCACACTGAAATATGTCACCAGTATTTATATGCTTGTTGTCAAGAGACAGAATTAGAATCTAGTCCAGAATCATAATTCACATAACATCGAAATTCATTGGCTAGGTTTCGAGTATGTTTTGGAATAAACTTGCACATCTTCACACCAAGATACTTTGCAGCATGTTCTTCCATGACTGaacctaagaaagaaagaaaaaaaattttttttaaaagacgtCACCTGTATCAGACTGAGTAGCTTTTCTGGATCAGTCCAATTTAGCCTAGCATTTCATTTCCAACAAGGGCCAGTCAAATACTTGACAGGAGACAGGAGCAGATGACAAAGGACCTTCCATCCTGGCTAACCCAAATAATAGAATCCAGAGGGCCACTGACTCAGATAGTCCACCTTTTTAAAACTACTTACAAACAGTTAGGGAAAGCTAACCAAGTCTATACAAGTAAGAAAGGCTTGCAAGAGTGCTCACCTTACAAATACAAGCAGTGATCTCAAGCTAGGGACAAAGACAAGTAAAAGGGATCAAAGCTTCCTTTAGCAATAGAACAAGGAGGGAAACCAGCCCTTCCTCACCTTCTTCTAGTAACTAGCTGAATTCTTCAAGTAAACAAAgtcacataaaataaaaacagctatCAATATACTGTACTGCACTGACTGCCATATATGTGATTCTCTATCTGTTGGATAGGGGCCAacgtggtgtagttgtttgagtgttggactacaactctggagaccagggttcgaatcctagcttgagcataaaaaccctctgagtgaccttgggcaagtcacattctctcagcctcagacaatagcaatggcaaccccctgctgaagaaacttgccaagaaagccctatgataagtttgccttagggtcaacgtaagtcaaaaattacttggatgtacacaacaacaatctacTGGATATGATCTATTGGCTGTGTGTGCACCATGCAATGAGCTCCTAGTCCTCAGGCAATCAGTTCATTGTCTAGAGGCCGATGTGGCTAAACCAGAGAAGTGACTGGTAGAGAAGGCCTTCTGGGATGCAACAATTGCTTTCCAATTCTCTGCAGTTGCAAAAGGCAAGGATCCTGAGGAAGGAGGGCATCACTCTGAGTTAAATTATCCATTAGGAAAGGCCCATTCCTTGCTGCATGAACATATATCCTCTCAATACCTCTGGGAAGTAAGGGAACTGTGGCAGATACACAGAAACAGACATCAAAGCTTATGGCCATTATAGTGAATTTCCTTTCTGGTGCAAAGGTTACAGACATCAGAAGATGCATTTCATAGCTTTCCCACACCAATTCCATATTTAAACATGTCACCATAAACAATTAACTTGAAACTACTATACCAACTCCTTGTTTTTACCTAAACTTTTCCTCCCTGTTTCCAGTTATCTGTTCGAACCCCCTTAATGCCACTTCTCTTTCTCACTTTTGATTGTCATTTCTGTTTAGTTCTTCCCCACTTAGTAAGCTGATGGGGAGATGAGATGTTGAATGATTACAGAAAAATGCTGCTGCCACAAGGGATCCCTCTTGTGGTCACCTTCAGCACACCATCTGCAGAAAAAGGGATATCCAGGGCTCCCAATACTTTTATCAAGATATTGTCCAAATAGCGTATTTTAGATGAATAACCaaactgtatcatcatcatctcaccattctcccaatataggaactcaaggcagtAGTAGTAATATCCCTGAGAATAATGGAAACAAAGACAAAAAGACAGGGGAAAACTGAACTAGTGAAATCTATAgggacatattggattgcaaaggaagcatATTTTTTGTGTTACAAATGGAGGTTACATTTCCTGCACtttcagaatctcccagcagctGCATGGCCACAAGGAGGAGGTGCAAGCCTGCAAGTAATATCCCCCATACCATCTGAACcgagaacagaaacagcaaaatgcagacctatgactaacagcttccatttttttctcctgtatggtttgtaacactttgcctgatgaagaaaccagtggagcttcaataGCTTGCAATATGcatcttgtgcattttggtcagccagtacaggtatcactgtttggtggactttttattggatttgctataggGCCAACACGACTACCCCTGAACATTTTATTGAAACCTACTAATTGAGATCTGTAATTACCTGGAGGACTAgaatgatgatgacgacaatgatATATTACACGCTCCTGTTGCCTCCCCCTTACCACAAACAATGAAAAAATGGCACAGAAGTAAAGAATATTATACCTGTACAAAGCAGAATCTTTCCTTTTGTTAGATATTTTATcgtttttgctgtttttctgaGACACTCTTCAGACAGGTAGGGTGGATCTGCTAGGACAATGTCAAAACTATGTGCTGGGAGATTGTCCGGAAGATTCAAAGGATCATTATAATCATAGAAAATGTACTCAGCTCCATATGCAGAAAATCTTCGGTCATATTCCAATATACATGTTGAAAAATCATTGCTGTtctgttcttttaatttttgatATATACTGGGTGCACTAATACATGCTATCCTGAAATGATAAAGAGTCACAGAAGAATTTCAGTTATTATCATTTTCCTCAAAATGAGTTACTATTTGGACTGCAACTACTGAGGATTCCAAAACTTCTTTTACACTGAAAAATAACACTAatttctattcagaaataagCCAGTAAATACACATTGTAAAATACAATGTCTATGCAGAATCAATGGGACGTACTCCCAGTTGTACATAAAAGTTATTTGTGGCCCCTCAAAGAGCCATTTCTTCAGCCCTCCAGAGCCTCTACAGTACCATGAAAAACAATCTCACCTTTGAAATCCTAACCATTTCTACTCCTAAAAGGGTTTGCAATTTTGTGTTTTTGAGGTCAGTAAACCCCAAAAGCTTTTCAAAAATCCAGATGGGAACTAGCGTACACACAGTGTCCGGGACATTGAAAATTGCCCCTGGGCTTTCTAAAGTCGCTCACTGTTGGTGTAGAGGAGTGCAGCCTAAATAAATTTacaaaaaatgtcccattttaaaaaatacaaaaacatgaaCACTCAAGTAACTAATGGACTACACCCCTCATGTGAATAAAATGAAAGATACATGATCATGTGTCCCTGCTGCTAtcgagtttatcacacagggggaaatctggagtttaaacaatgattaacccatgaaaattgtgcaactGACATTAAAATgcgattaaaatgaaattaacacaagagccattatcccagaaacaaccagggaataaccaggcaataaatagcaaaaaatcattcatgggaaaatcccatgaacgATTTGCTGCtatttcttgcctggttattcacaggataatggcactttaatcacgtttcatcttgatgttgtgtgaaaaccattagcacaattgcaGGATTATCATGGGTTATTCATGTGTTCTTAGCATCATTTTTCAAAAAGCCTTTGGACTTAAATGGATGTAGGTTGAAGTTCTCACATAGATCGTAATTTATTGAATTGCTTCTGAGAAGTTTCAGCCTCGTGTCATCTGTAAAATGGATGTGTTGGTTCCTTTTTAATGTTATTATGAGGATGAAACATACTACAGTATACAATTCTTTCTATATTATACACAATGCAGAAATGATAAAGACCAGAAATATTTTagtcttttgtttttgtcataCAAACTCACAAAGCTGTAGTTACATCTTGATACATTATGAGGTATCCAGCAagtaatattattttctttttacaaggCTTGTTTTGAAAGCTTGGAAATAGCTAATTCCAAGTAACATGTTACTTgtaatttatttccttttgtaaTAACAACAGTATAGCTACATACAGTATGTAGCTATACTAAACAAAGGATAACTTCACTTAATTTGTAATTAAACTATAATTTTTGGTCACATCTATAGTTACAGCAATGTAACCTCACTAAATGGTGGAAGAGAAACAATTTAACCTGGTTCATGAGGCAGTCTTGTGCTTGTGATGAGTGTTGCAGCAGTGATATGATAGATGGaagaaaactaataataataataataataataataataataataaaattttatttctataccgctattccagcgatcactgcggtgtacatcaaagagtaagacaattaaaacatcagcatgacaataatacaaagttaacaattaagaacagtaaaaactaacaacaccctaTATGTTGTACCACAGGCCAGTAGTCAGTACAATTGAGATGATTAGTGACTAAAAGCAAGTATATTAGTTACTGTTGAGAAACAAGGAGCAAGATGTTACTTTAATAATTGCAAACAGAATTGTGATTTACTACTTCCGGAGGGCCTTGGAAATACACCATAATAAATTACTAATTctgctttatttataaatattgtaAAGCATACCTGCCACCTCTTCCAGCTGCTCTTATAGCCTCTCTAGCCAAACAATCTGCAGTGTCGATATCGTACCAGAACTGGCTCAGTTGCTGGAAGTAATAATTCACAAATGTTACCAGTGATATACTTTCTTTATAACAACATATGACTATTTAGCTTCTTAGCcaacaaaagaaaacacatacacacatacaggcatgcctcagttaacaaagcctttgaaaaataaggtttttttaaaaaaaagaaagtcatTTTATCCCCCccattctccttttcttctgtctcctctgtttagctagattttttttagcagcatagGCATTGGGAGGATAGTGATATGGCTGGAGAagcacagactttcagtgtcaaTTTGCAACAGTGCCGGTGATTCTACTTTAGTTGAGCCTACCATAGTTATCTGTGcctgcttacaacaggcaaggtaagcagcagttatctccagaatcccttactgaacatacatgaacagcaaaacagagagaaaagtgaAGAACAGATAAGCATGTCTCaccaatatattttaataaagcaTAGATCTATAGGTTTGACtataaaatagaaatcataaggaaagtggaggctagtgaaagaaaagaaaaatctctctGGATGAGTTCTGAGTCAGAAATATATTTCATTGGGAACTGCTGCCATGGCCCCAGATCAGCAAAAAGGGCAGGGAAAGAAATAAATGGGAAACATTTGGGCACAGGAAAAATAAAGAATGGTATtttgagaggggaggggaggaagaggaacagaATTTGTATATATAGTTTAGATTAAAAATACAACTAAGATATTTTTGGTTCTTCCCTTGGTGCTCCTTTCCTTAGGCAGATCCTTGTTTTTAAGataaaagaaatatgaaaaaaatataaaaatataaaaagcaaaagaaagataGTTTTGGGTTTACTGATATTAAACCCGGACTTTGGTTATCCTTATCTATGCACACAAGGAAAAAAGGTAACTCTCAAATTTTCCAGACTTGGAGTCTGCTACATGTAAGAATCCAACAGTGAATTTTACTGAAGTAGGCTGTACTTAGCAAGTATTCAGCAGAAAGATTTCAGTTCATCAATGTTTACATTTTCTATGGTGGTAGACACCAATCCCAAAGTTATACCAATCACAATAGATAAAGATGTTTTGTTTTACTTAGCTGTCTTGCCAGGAACATCTCTTCTCACTATGTCTGTCTGTATACTTGCAACTCTGAGCGATATCATTAACTGTACTTTAGTCAAAAGTGCACTTTCTTACCCAGTTCTCGTCTACTGAGCCAAGAGAATAGTTGTTAGATTTTTCTGTTGTCTTTATGTCTTCTTTCTGCTGTTGTTCAATATAGAACTCCTGCAGAGCAGCTAAGGCTTCAGATGAAAGCTgagggacatcatcatcatcactctcaCTCATTTTTCTAGATGCCTGGCAAGGAAAAACAGTCCATTCCTCAATTAACAGGAATTTTCAAAAGACACATAAACTGACCGTAAAACTAGAACACTTTGTCACAACTGCCAGAGGAGTCACTTTATTATTTCTAGAAACACAAAACTAAGCACAAGCGCAGCTGAGATCTTTTAATTTCAGACATTTTGATAGCCAGTATGGGATTATTGAAAGACATAAAGGAGACCACTTTGATAAGAACTCAAAATGTCTTCTTTATAAGAAAATATGGCAAATATTGTCAAAGTGAGTTTTTCTTCTAAAGAGAAAAACTGTTCACAAGTAAGCTTCTGAAAACAGGACACTTAGCAGGATCCACAGTTCACAGCAGATATATATGAGGATGGGAGAAGAGGCGAGTGAGTATGCTGTATTTTATAGCAACCGGGAAAAGAATAATACGACTGCATAAAACACTGGAAAACATTGTGATTTGAAACACTAACTATGAGGAGTAAATGGGgcatacatagggttgccataacccggcggcccccgtgccaatcacggtttcggggggcccctcccggtcccgggccggtttgggcccccacccgtgccttgttcccggtttgggggctcgctccggccattgccactgctgctaatgcggctgctgcggcgccaacccacctcctcctccggctccgccttcctcctcttcctcggtggcagaagcgccgccgccaccgcgcccccactctgagggcttgcgcgccgcccaggcctcagcaggggccagtggcagtgcGCGCGCCTACCCTGCTTCCCTCCGCGTGCGCACGCGCCTGCCCACCCCACTTCCCTCCacgcgcgcgcctgccccgctTTCTTCCACGCACATGCGTGCACCTGCCCACCCCatttccctccgcgcgcgcgcgcCTACCCCActtctaggaggaggaggaagaagccggagaagggtgcctgaaggccagggcagaattgggccagaggaggaggaggaggaggaaagctgagttagtggccattaggtctgccttggtattttggggttttaaattatatttaaaaatataaaatacttattttatttaatttttttaatttttattattgctttttattttttattttattaatttttattattgcttgtttttattttatttcattaatttttattattgcttgttttttattgtattacattaatttttattatcaaatatatacacccctgccttgttttttatttattttttcattattttttattattaaatatatgcaagtgcattttttgtgtatttatggtgctatgaatgctaacaagtctgcctttcttggccaattatagtggtgatgatgatgatgatgatgatgatgatgatgatgatgatgatgatattgatatcaacaagcctctgaggcacggccaatgtaacttgctgtgatttttacaaactcatgcgcagtgaagaaaaaccacagtcccttgcccaagtacacacttctgagaagtaaagttgaacccgagggcaaatacatttctgccctctgtctaggaataatgccaaaatgtcttccattttgatcatgcctaaaaacatgcatttatattaacatttttttaaaaaacctcaattttttgcgcgtcctccatttttataaaaacatgtcctacatttgaaaatgttgccctacatttgtcctacatttgtcccagtttggaggtcctcacttatggcaaccctaggcatacATCCTCCAATCCCATACAGACAGGATCGAAGCAACACTACTCTGTCATGTGGCACAGTTAAGGTACAAATGGAGGAGTCAGAAAAACTCTGACAATCACATATATGTTTATATACATTCTCCAGAGATTTGTTCCCTGAGCCATTATTATGCTTAAGATAAAGTTTCGTGATTTTTAGTGCCAAATCTGATGACACTCTTTTCAAAAAGTACGAAATGTGGAGATGTAAACTGGTTCTGTGCATGTTTTTGGTCAACATTTATTCCATTTAAATCAAGAAAAGGATTATTAAAGTCTTCCTATGTTATTCCCAATAAACTGAGAAACAGAGCATATAACGCTCCTCTTCCCGTGTTAATTTAATATCAAAGCTATATTTTAATCACCCGAAGATGCAGAACAGGAATCCTGGAAGCAGCTATGTTTGGTTTCACTTTCAAGGTGTCAAGCAAAATTGTGTTTAAATGACATTTCACATTATTGTTTTCTGAGTCCGTATCAGTTCAGCCGCCAATTTCtaagaaaacatgttttcatttTACCTAGCTGTGTATACTTATGTTAAACCTGTTTCCTAATGAAAAAAATCTTTTATGTATTAAGATTATACATGCCAAATGTAAGCCGACAGCAATTTCTCTTGTGTATGTTACAGAATCCTCTTCCTCAGTCTGAGTTTTGACTCAGCTTTAATAATAGGAGAAAAATTACCAATTCAAATGCAATTTATTTcgctgttgttgtggtggtgtgtcttcaagtcttcctgacttatggcgaccctaaggcaacctatcacaggatttgaTTGGCAACTTTGCCTTTGACAAggcagaggcactagggaccacacagtaaacatatgatggctatTGAAGCGCACCAAGCGATtccagagaaaaagaaatcacCATGTGCCttatagatcacgaaaagctatgggTGGCTTTTAAAGACATGGGGTGCCACTAGATCTGATAGAGCTAATGAGAAACCTGACAAGAGGCTACAgtagttagaacagaatatgaaggagcagaatggttcccaattggcaaacaCAAGCATTATCACCCTACTTATTTAACTTGTGCACATAAAATATCATTCGAAGAACAGGCTTAGCCTCAGAAGAATGAGCCGTGAAGGTAGTGGAAGGAACATCCACAAtagagcactgagccatagcagttagagtggtgtcaaactgggttatttctgcagtgcggatgcagcttttTCCTCatgccccatggataacaaaatccctggatgctcaggtTCCACTGATTACAATGGcatacaaaatggtgtctctgatctaaaatggaaaatcaaggtttgctatttgggatttattctttttaaaatattttcaagctgtagatgcttggaTTCattgataaaaaaatctgtggataaggaggaccaactgtagcttgttgtggcaccagagctctctggaagagagctaaaggtctcactaaactacagttcccaggattccctagcactgagttaaagcagtctcaggctgggaaatgtattttgttgtggcaccagagctctctctttctctggcgatgtctcacaaaactacacttcccaagattccttagcaagtgagccagggcagctctcaagatgggttgtttctgcagtgtgtgctttggaccttgcAAGGACCCAAAGCCCTggttttcccccaaaaaactgtgGTCCTTTaagagagattttggacttcatctcccagaagcctcagccacgttggccaatagcctgggattctgggagatgaagtccaaaaccccttaaagggCAGAGTTTGAGGAACTACTGAACCAAAGCATCCCCCACAGAGACTCACTGAGGCGAGGCCTCACTATCCACTCACCCAGAGCTaggcctctcctttccttctccctttccttccctcagaACCGTTCAGGCTCACGCCTCGTTTGCCTCACAGAGAACAGTCTTTGCTGCCTCTAATGGCGGCTCCCTGCATCAGCCTCTTAAAGCTTTGCTTATTCCATTCTGGATCATGcctctcctgttgcattctgggatttgcagtttaaggaagagGCATTTAGTatcctcagccagggagctcttaggccccactggactacaaaccccagaatgcaacaggaggcagccagagcagtcaaagtggaatagtattattaatattattattgctttattttattgtatcccacctttcctcccaatacagggactcaaggcggtggACAACAAGTGTaaatcaatacaattaaaaaataccacacacaacaacagcacaatattaaaatgtataaatatgaaaTTTAACAATCAGTTAAACaatttttaagaattaaaacagttataaattaaaatataacacagGGaactatctaataataataataataataataataataataataataataataagctgctctgagagccattggggctgaagggtggggtacaaatactgtaaataataataataataataattataataatatacaaaCCATTATCTTCCCCTACTTTTTCTTCATATAATCCATAGATAATATTAATAGATAATATTAATTATAGATATCTTCAAATAATGAAAAATGTAGGGAAAAGAAAATTGAATTAAGGGTAGAAAGATGTAGTAAAAGGTATTAGAACCATCCTTTGAGGATTCATATATAAGAATATGTAatcctttatttttttacaagGGGTAAAGCAATaatgtaagaaaataaaaattattttagagtTAATTGACAATATGAATTAGAGTATACAAATGTAAATTAGACAGTAAGAACAAcatgatgtatgtatgtatgtattgtaaataaaaatacttatGGAACATCTATGAAAGTAACGAATGTtaagaatgaatgaaatattatgTTTGTCTGAAGGCTAAGAATGGCAATGTAAGAAAGTATGTGTAGGGCATAATGCCACTATgattttagtttattatttttattgtactgtctGTATGGTTATCAcagagtttttcttgg from Sceloporus undulatus isolate JIND9_A2432 ecotype Alabama chromosome 3, SceUnd_v1.1, whole genome shotgun sequence encodes the following:
- the EEF1AKMT1 gene encoding EEF1A lysine methyltransferase 1, whose product is MSESDDDDVPQLSSEALAALQEFYIEQQQKEDIKTTEKSNNYSLGSVDENWQLSQFWYDIDTADCLAREAIRAAGRGGRIACISAPSIYQKLKEQNSNDFSTCILEYDRRFSAYGAEYIFYDYNDPLNLPDNLPAHSFDIVLADPPYLSEECLRKTAKTIKYLTKGKILLCTGSVMEEHAAKYLGVKMCKFIPKHTRNLANEFRCYVNYDSGLDSNSVS